One window of the Triticum dicoccoides isolate Atlit2015 ecotype Zavitan chromosome 3B, WEW_v2.0, whole genome shotgun sequence genome contains the following:
- the LOC119276227 gene encoding dnaJ homolog subfamily B member 7-like, whose protein sequence is MQPPSQYHQSSYYAVLGVHPGASAAEIRAAYHRLAMRWHPDKIANGRVDPAIAEEAKGKFQKIHEAYQVLSDQKRRELYDAGMYDPLDDSQQEVEGFHDFLQEMLSLMATVGREEPVYSLGELQSMLDGMMQDFSSPQPPPPSSFFTSTGSSTRFSAPSGGAQQQRRPPSRVRPQGFGSSACFSQTAFSGC, encoded by the exons ATGCAGCCGCCATCGCAGTACCACCAGTCCTCCTACTACGCCGTGCTCGGCGTCCACCCAGGCGCGTCCGCCGCCGAGATACGGGCCGCTTACCACCGCCTCGCCATG AGGTGGCACCCGGATAAGATTGCCAATGGCCGTGTGGATCCGGCGATCGCGGAGGAAGCCAAGGGAAAGTTCCAGAAGATACACGAGGCATACCAGG TGTTGTCGGATCAGAAGCGGAGGGAGCTCTATGACGCCGGGATGTACGACCCCCTCGACGACAGCCAACAAGAGGTCGAG GGCTTCCATGATTTCCTTCAGGAGATGCTCTCGCTCATGGCCACCGTTGGTAGAGAG GAGCCCGTGTATTCCCTGGGGGAACTCCAATCCATGCTCGACGGGATGATGCAAGATTTCAGCTCCCCCCAACCGCCACCACCAAGCAGCTTCTTCACCAGCACCGGTTCGTCGACGCGGTTCAGCGCACCCAGCGGCGGAGCGCAGCAGCAGCGTCGACCCCCCTCCCGGGTACGGCCTCAGGGGTTCGGCAGCTCGGCATGCTTCAGCCAGACGGCTTTCTCGGGCTGCTAA